In Clostridium omnivorum, the DNA window CTGTTTAAAAATAATTAATAAGCTTTGTCTACAGTTTTTCGATTGCTATTTAAAGGGAGAGGGTCAGTTTAAATCCAGTGGCAACTATTAATTTATGATTTTTTAAACAAGTAGTAAAATACAAAGTGCTAACCCATAAAATTAGCACTTTTTTCTTTTATGTTGAAAACTTTTTTTAGACTTCAAGGGTATATATTAGTGAAATGAGAAACTTTGAAGTGAGGAGGTGGGCTTTTGGAAAGTCAACTAATAAAAAGAATAAGACAAAAGGATAAGGAAGCTTTTAAAGAGCTTTATAATCTCTATGCAACTCAAGCTATTAGAACTGCAATTGCTATTACTAAAAATACTGCAACTGCTTCTGATGTGGTTCAGGAGACCTTCATAAGGGTGTATAAAAATTTAGATAAGTTTGATAAAAGTAAACCCTTTAAGCCTTGGTTTTATAAAATCCTTATTAATGAATGCAACAGAGTGCTAAAGACCTCATCTAATATTGTATATCTTGAGGATTCAGACAAGGAAGCTATTACTGGTTCAAGTGCTGATACCTATGAGTTTCAGGAATACGAGGATCTTTATGCTGCCATAAGTGATTTAGAAGATACAGTTAGGATACCTATAGTTTTAAAATATTTAAAGGGCTTTAAGGAAGAAGAAATTGCTGACATACTTAGTCTCAATATAAACACAGTAAAATCCCGTTTATATAAAGGCAGGCAAAAATTAAAGAATGCAATGAACAAATTATCAGAAAGGAGTGAATTAAATGGATGATAGATTGGATGAAAGAATAAGTGAAGCACTTCTAAAGGGCACTGAAGAAGCAGATAAGCTAACTGATTCCATATGGGCAAATATAGCGCCGGAAGTGGATTTTATTGAAGATAAAAAAAGCTTTAAGTCATTTAAAATTGCAGTAAGTGCTGCAGTTATTATGATAATACTAGTACTAACTACCCAGCAGGGCAAGGCTGCTATAGGTAAAATTAAAGAAATTTTTGTTCCTAAAAAGGTTGTAGTTCAAGAATTAGAAGGAATAAAGGAACAAAAGCAGGTAGATTTGCAAGAAGGCAGCAAGAACTATATTATATATTTTGATAAAGAAATGTTTACTATGACTAAGGCAGGCTCTAAAGACAGAATTGAGCCTAAGCAAAAAAATGATAAGCTTCCAGCTATATATATGGAAATTGAACAGATTAAGAATAAAAATGTGAAAACAATGGCCACTGAACTTCAAAATGAGCTAAAGTCTAAGTATTCTATTGTAAACACTCCAGAGGAAGTAACTAAGCCACTAAAGGGCACTGTTTTAATGGCTCAGAGCGGCAATAAGTGGAATGATACGGCTATTAGATATTATTTAGTGGATAACACTAAAGGCGGCGCCTTTGTAATAAAGCAGCAGTTCTTTGTAGAAGCAACTGAGGGCTATGGTGCAAGATTCGATAATATGCTTAAAGAATTTAAGATTGTAGATGCGGATAAATAAAACAGGGAGTCAAACTCCCTGTTTTATTGTGCCAACTTTTTCTCCAGCTCTTTTTTAAATTCTTCTGAGTCTATTGAAATTCCTCTGCCCTCGGAATCACCAAATACAAGCACTCGGCAGCCATCCCTTTTCATTCCCTGAAGCCAATACTCCATGAATTCAAATAAATCTATGCCTTCTGGGTTTGCTTCCTTCCACTGATTTTCCTTGCAGTACTTTGCAAACTCAAAGCCAGGCCAAATGGGCATTGCTATATTATTATTTTCATCTTTTATAGTTACCCAGCCATTCTTGTTCTTAAGCCCCCATATCTGCTCTGTTTCAGCAACTCTATCAAAAAAGTACTTGTACTTTCTATCCTTAGTTAAACAAAATATTTCCTCTACCTCACTGTAGTACATATAAATTTCTCCCTATATTTTCAGTTAATCTCTAGCCTGTTCAATTATATCCTTTATCTTATGTTTCAAATTCTTTAGCTGAATCTCCTTAGCATCGCAATCCCCTCTTAGCTTTTCCATAACTTCTTTGACTCTATCAATTGAAGAAGCTACATTTTCTAAAGAGCTTTCAATTTTATCTTGAACACTCATGTCAGTAAAAATGTTATCAAAAAATAAATCAGCAAATCTATCAAAGGAATCAATGTCTATGGTTATATTTATATCCAGATTTACATCTTTTAGCTCTCTTTTAAATCTGTTCAGATTGCTCATTGCGGCATTAATATATTCTACTGCCTCATCAATATTGGAATGTTTTGCAGAGGAGCTTATAAAGCCACCTCCAAAAATGTCTAAAGTTCCCCAGCCCTCAGCTTCACTTAAGGAATCTTTGGCACTCTCAAGTGAACCAAGTACTGTACTTCCTGCGTTAATTGCTTCTATAATCTCAGTTATATCTGAATTTAAATCCGCGGCTTCTTCCATTAAGGACAATATTTCATTTGAATACTTATCTTTTGACTCCAGTATAAGCTTTTGCTTTTTCTCTATCAAAGCTTCGTAATCAATTTCTGCATTAGAAACTTCCCTTAACTGAGCTTTATAGTCTTTCATCTCCGCTTCCATAAGCTTAATTGAATTACAGCATTCATCATATTTTAGCTTGGCAGCCATAAATTCTCTCTTTTCCTTATCTAGCCTTTCTTCTTTGCTGCCAAGTACTTCTAATATCAAGCCTTTAACACTTAAATGTTCCAGCTTTTTAACATCCATTTCTTCTTTATCAAGAATTTCTTTTAGCTCAGCTTCTCTATGCTTTTCACTGTCTAACTGCTCTATAGCATGCTGCAGCAGGCCATCTATTCTCTCTTTTTTTCTAAGCTGCTCTTTAGCTTCTAAAATTTCAGAATTTATTTTCTCATACATATAAATACCCCCTTGTTAGATTATATTATACTATGTTTTTCGCTACTACGAAATATAGCAGCAGAAGGAAGGAGTTCCCCCTTTAGCCTAAATACAGCTATATTACTAACCTTTAGCCCCTATGATACTATTAAAAACTTTACCAGTACCTATCAAAAATCTATTTTATACTCGTATATTATAAAATGTACTTTCATTTTGAAAACAGTATATGGTATAATATGGTAAAACAATTTATTTTCTATTAATTCCTTTATGGTATAATATATTTGTATTTCTGTTTAGGTAATTAGACAGAGGAGGTATAAAATTGGTTAAAAAGTCTTTACCTTTATCAATATTGCTCGCTCTTTTGATTTGTACAAGCAGTGTGACTTTTGCTGCAGTGGACCCTCAGAGCACTATTGCAGATAATAAAGTTAAATTTCAGCAGATGAGCGACAATTTAATTGAAACAAACAAAAAAATCTCTACTTTGAATACTCAAATTGAAAAGTTGAAAAATGACATTAGCAAAAATAATGCAGACATTGATAAAAACAATAAACAAATAGACGTGGAAAAAGCACATATGGAACAGCTAATGAAGGAAGTAGATAGTAGCCAAGCTGTTGCAAATAGGCGAATTAGGGCAATGTACATAAATGGATACAATGAAAATATAGTTGGTTCACTGCTTTCATCTAAGAGCTTCTCTGATGCTGTTTGTAAATTTGAAGCAGTAAAAGAAGTGATTTCTTATGACAAAAAAATCTTTAATGGTTTAGCAGAAAAAAAGAAGGAATTGGACAAAAGTATTAGCTCTCTAGATGCTAAGAAGGAGCAGCTGCAAAAGTTAAAGGATAATAACGATACAAACCTTAAGCAATTAGATGATGATAAGGCTAAACTCCAAGATTTAGCTAAACAATTTGAGCAGCAAAGGAATAACGCAGCTCAGATTATAAAAGAAAATGAAGAAAAGCTTATTGCCCATGCTGTTTCTGTAATAGATTCTAGTACAAGCTCTATAAGTGATATGAAGAATGCTCTTATGACTTTAAACAGCTTGCTGCCACAGATAAGTACTGATTCTGTTAAACAGAAGGCAAAGAGCTATATAAGCTCTGGAAATGCAAAGCTTGCTGACATGATTGCAAGGAGTTCAGCTCCTGCCGGAACTGACAATGTTACTTTTAAAGCTACTTATACTATGGAAGCTACGGCCTATTCTGGTGGAACAGTTACTGCCTTAGGATTAAAGCCTGTAAGAGATCCTTCAGGCCTAAGCACTGTAGCTGTGGACCCATCTGTAATACCTCTAGGCACTAAGGTTTATATATCTGGCTATGGCTATGCTATTTGCTCAGATACAGGTGGAGCAATAAAAGGAAACATTGTAGACTTGTATATGAATAGTGAGAGTGAATGTCTTTCCTTTGGTAGAAGAACAGTAGTTGTGAACATAGTAGCTTATCCAGGCGAGTGGTAATTTTTAAGATGTTATTTAATAGGGAGATAATTAGTTATGAGAAAGTTAATAAATTTAATTCTAGGCATTGTTCTCTTGATATTAGTTTTTAGAATAGCCAAAGTAGTACTAAAGCTTCTATTTTTAGCTATTATAGTATTTCTCATTTATGATGCTGTTAAAAAGAGCTAGATGCTAACAAATACATTTTGCTAATAACAATTTTGAGGTAAGAACTAAGAAGTAAAAAGTAATAGTTGTAGTTAAAATTCAGCAAAGCTGAATTTTACCACAATTATTATCTCTTAGTTCTTACCTCTTACTTATTTACAAGTTACATTTCATATTTCCATAGTTTTTGCTAATGCATGAAGCTTGCTTAGTGTTTTCCAATTACGCACAGTTGTTGGTACATCCAATTTATAAAGATTATTAGCAAGTTTTGAATTTCTAATACTATTATTGAATAAAAGATATACATCTCTTCCTACAATATTGTATTTATCACTTTCACTTCTATAAACATCTATGCACTGAAGCTTTTCCTTTAATGGACTATGTGCAAGTAACGCAACATATAGACTCTCCGCATCGGATACTGCCTCTGCTTCTATTACTTCATCCTTGGAGAATGGGCAGTTCAATATAATCTGTTCTAACTCCGCAGCTGTTCTCAAAATAACTTTTACTGAAGTTCCAAAAACCGCCTCAATCTCATGTTCAATTTTATTACACAATACTTCCTCTGCTTCATTTGATTTAAATAAAACATTTCCACTTTGAATATAGGTTTTTACTTCACAAAGTCCAATTGATTCAAATACTTGTCTTAAATCCGCCATCTTAATTATGTTTTTTCCACCCACATTAATACCTCTTAACAATGCTATATAAACAGTCATATTCTAAACTCTCCTTAATTGAAAATAAATTTAAATTTTGAAGCAATTTTACTATATTTATGCAAACCTTTTCTTTTATTGTAATTTTACAGCATACTTTTAATTTTATCAAACAATTCTTTGCTGTATCATCCTAAATTATTTCATTAAGTACATATTTGTATAATTTATTTTTTAAGTTAAATAATATTACTATAAATTCAAGTTAATTGTGAGAGGAGCTACCATTATGCAGTTAGTTAAAATATCAGATCACCAAATATACTCTGATGACAGATTTGTAAAAAAGGATATGATAAATGAAGAAAAGGCTCTTTTGTTTACATTAAATCTTAAACCTGGGCAAGAAGTTCCTCCTCATACTCATGGAGAGAGCGGACTTATAATTTATGTAATTTCTGGAAATGGGCTTCTAAATGTAAACAATAAAACAGAAAAGATAGCTGCTGGAGATGCAATTTATTGTTCTGGAAATGAACTTTTCAGCATGAAAAATACATCAGATGAAAACCTTTCTTGCTTTGCATCTTTAACTAAATAAAATCAGCCAGCCCCGTGACTTTCACCTGTTAGCCTGCGTCCATACTGAACGCACCAAAAAACCCCTCAAATAGAATATCTATTTGAGGGGTTAAAATATATACTAATTAAATTGCTATAATTTAGATAGCCATTATATTTTCAGCTTGAGGTCCTTTTTGTCCTTGAGCAACATCAAAAGAAACCTTTTGACCTTCTTCAAGTGACTTATAACCTTCTGATTTTATTTGAGAAAAATGTGCAAAAACATCTTTTCCATCTTCTCCTGTAATAAATCCAAAGCCTTTTTCTGAATTAAACCATTTTACTGTACCAGTCATCTAACTGTACCTCCGAAATTTTATTATTCTTAAACTCATTGCACTAATTCACTAATAAAATTTCGATATCATCATACTATACGTAGAAAGTACTAATTGAAATATATTTTGTTGAATCGTTAACCATCAATTTAAGTTCTTATTAAGAATAACATAGTTTATTAAATAAAACAAGTTATCTTTTATAAATAACTCATTTATATAAATTATTTGTATAATCACTATTAATGGTATATGATTAAAGGATATGGCAGCTAGAAGGTTCTAATTGAGCTTCCATTGTGAAGGAGAAACAATATGGAACTAATTCAGCCAATAAAAGACACTGACTTAATTAATACGCTAGAATCGGAATTGCTTAAGGTGGGATATAAAAATTATTTACTATTTGATATAGCAATAAATACGGGTTTAAAGATTATAGATATAATAAATCTTACCGTTTGGGATGTGAAAAACAAGTCTCAAATTGAAGTAAAGGATGGTAGGACCGGCAGGATACTAAAATATGCCGTGCCTCCTGAAGTTCACGAAGAGATTGAGAAGTTTATACTTGGAATGTCTGCAGGAGATCTGCTTTTTCCAAGTAAAAATGGCGGAAAAAGGCCTATAACAAATAAGCAAGCCTTTAAGTGCCTGAATGAAGCAAGCGGAAAACTTGGTCTAGCTGATATCGGCACACACACACTCAGAAAAACCTTTGGGTATCACCATTATAAAAAGTATAATGATATTGCCTTACTGCAGAGCTTATTTGGTCACTCTTCCCCTGACATGACTCTTAGATATATAGGTGTTGCTGATATTGAAGACATCAGCATTGAGGATTTCTTTCAATAATAAATAAAAGTGAGAACATATACAGACAAGGCTACAACTTCCTATTTATTGAACCAAAACACAGCTGTAGGCTTTAAGCAATAGAAAATAAAATACCACGAAGGGACTTAGGTGAAGATAAGCATGGCTACAAATAGAAGTGTTACTGGAAATTTCAACTATAATAATATAGAAAAAAAAGCTAAAAACTTTATGTACAAAAATCTAGAGAGAAGCAACTGTTATAACTGCGACTTTTCAGGCTCGGTTTTTGATTTTGTAAGCTTTAGAGGAGCACATTTTAAATCCACCAATTTCTTCAGGTGCAGCTTTAAATATGCAGAATTTATTGGAACACAATTAAAAGACAGTGACTTTAAAAGTGCTGTTTTTGAAAATGCTGTTTTTGACTCTGTGAAACTGGACGGTACTAATTTTAAGGATGCAAAGTTTATAAATACTATCTTCTTATCTACTGATATAAACAAAGCTAAAAATATAGATATAAATACTCCCGGCATCAGAATTTTCGAAGAAATGCCCAAATTAGAAATCAGCGAAGAGTTAAGAGCTGCTATTTTAACTGCTATGGAAAACAAGTATATAAAAAAGGCACGAGTTCTTGATACAAAAGACGGTGGCCTGAACACATTAAATATTATGCTTCTACTAGAAAACTTTACTGAAGAAACAATAATTACAGGGCTTAAGTTAATTGTTACAAAACTTGATAGGGAATTTTTCACTTTAAGTTATATAATAAAGTTTTTGAAGAATATGTAGAAAATCTTAATAACTTTTCACTTATATAAGAATATGCCAATTGAGACTTCTTCAATAATAAATGCAATGAGAGCGTGCATGAAATTTTATGTCCGCTCTCATTTTTTTTGTTTCTTATCTAGCATATCCCTCTAATTGCTTTTGCAAACCCGTTTTTGTCTTCTTCGTCATCAAAGCCGCCAAACCAATCAACTATTTCAATTGCAAAATCAATAAATGCATTACCTTGAGCTGTTATAATATTGCCATCCCTAATTACTCTATCTAAAATAAAATTCTGTCTTGGAAATGGATCATCTTCCATATAATTCTTCTCATGTGTTTCTGTCCAATTAACAATTGATGTTGTGTATTTTACATTATCAAGCACTCCAGCCTTAGCTAAAAATCTTGGACCTGCACAAATGGCCCCTAATAACTTCCCCCTGGAGTTTATGCTTTGAATAAGTTCTATTAATTCTGACCTCATTTCACCGTTCCACCCTCCTGGGATTATTAATCCTTCAGCCTCTTCCTTCAAAACATCCTTTACTAGTTTTGATGGCTTATAAATAACACCTGATTTACTTCTTATTAATTTATCTTCATAGGAAATAGGAACTATTTCCATGCCTAAATCTGCTCCTAACATGTGAGTAACAAATGTTATTTCAAAGTCCGCCATATCATCATATATAAATACAAAAATTCTTTTCATTTAAATCCCCCCAATTTTAATTTATTTAGATTTTTTATAACTGTCCACATCTTTTAATTTAAGAGAATCGGATATTTTTAGTTCCTTTTGCTTTTTATTAAATTCATCATTTTCAAAAGGACCATAAATTTTATTTTCTTTTGCATTTATAATCCAATAACGTATTACTTTTTCATCCGGTATCATGTATGTACTATTTTCTGATTCCTTTTTTAAGCCTAGTTGTTTTGCTAGAATAAAAGTATCATCGAAGACAATTTCAACAACCTTTGCTGGAATCATTGGAATACCAACGGATGATTTCGGAACAACTTTTATTTCATGTGCTGATGAACATATTAATTGATATCCAGTTGCAAGGTCATATCTATAGTCGGAAATTCCTGGGCCGAAACACCCGCAAAGGGTCATACTTACATAAAGTACAATCACTAATATACATATCCTCTTCATAAACTATACACCCATACAAAATTTTACTAATATTATAAATTATAGCTGAAAAATTAGGTTATAGCAAATTAAAAAAAGATAAATAAATAAGTGGTATAGCAAACTTTTTTAGAATAGTTTGCTATACCACTTTAGTCACTGTTATGAGTAGGATTAACTATATAGCTCTAGTTGCAGCCTTTAAGTATTCTAAATCTTCTCCTTGTACAAATGGAGATAGCTTTTCAAATACAGTCTTGTGATAGTTATTTAACCATGCTTTTTCCTCAGCAGTTAATAAGGAAGCATCTATAGCATCTAAGTCTATAGGGCATAGTGTTAAAGTTTCAAACTTCATAAATTGTCCGCCAAATTCAGTGTTTACATCCTTTTGAACAACTACTAGGTTTTCAATTCTTATACCATGCTTTCCAGCTTTGTAAACTCCTGGCTCGTCAGAGGTTATCATTCCTTTTTCAAGTTTAATTGTATTAGGAACCATTGAAACTCTGTGTGGTCCTTCGTGAACATTTAGGAAGAAGCCTATTCCATGACCTGTTCCATGTTTGAAGTCCATGCCTGCATTCCAAAGTGGAATTCTAGCTAATATGTCTAAGCTTGAACCTGTAGCTCCATATAGGAATCTTTGCATTGCTAGGTCTATCATACCTCTAAGTACTAGAGTAAAGTCTGTTTTTTCTTCTTCTGTTATTGGTCCCATTGCTAAAGTTCTTGTTATATCTGTAGTTCCATCTAAATATTGAGCTCCTGAATCTATTAGATAAAGACTCTCTGGCTTAATTGTAGCTTGAGTTTCTTGTGAAGCACTATAGTGAGGCATAGCAGCATTTTCTTTGTATGCTGATATGGAACCAAAGCTAAGGTCATAGAAGTTTTCTCCTTCTCTTCTAAAGCCTTCAAGCTTATCAGATGCTTCTATTTCAGTAATGTTGCGTGTCTTTATAGTCTTCTTTATCCAATTAATAAATTTAACCATAGCCACGCCGTCTCTTACCATTACATTTCTAACATTTTGGACTTGTATGTCATTCTTTACAGCCTTAAATCTTGTAGTGATATCCATAGCTTCTATAGTTTTTACTTTTATAGCGCTGTGTATCCAAGTATTTGTCTTAGCTGGATCTAGTAATATTGTTCCTTCATTAATAGTTCCAAGGAAGTCAGCTATGCTGTCATATGGCTTAATCTCTATGTTAGCTTTTTCAAGTTCAGCTCTAACCTGTGCATTAACCTTCTTTTCATCTATAAATAGATAGCACTTTTCGTTAGAAATAACTACATAAGATATTGTTAGAGGATTACACTTTACATCTCTTCCTCTAATATTTAAAAGCCATGCTATATCATCAAGACCTGATATTACATAGTGGTTTGCGCCTACAGCCTTCATTTCTTTTATTACTTCAGCAAGCTTTTCTTCTCTTGACTGTCCTGCATATTTAACCTCGTGAATTATTACTTCTGTACAAGGCTTTTCTGGTCTATCCTTCCAAACCTTATCTATTAAATCTTCACTAACATCATAGGAGAACTCTTTGCTCTCTAAAGCCTTTTGAAGACCTCTAAAATAATCTACTGATATTACTTTCCCATCAAAAGCAACCTTTGCTCCCTTATTAAGTGAATCCTTTAAGAAAGCTTCAATAGTTGGTACTCCAGCCTCTCCCATTCTATATAGGGTAACGCCTGAGCCCTTTAGTTGATTTTCTGCTTGTATGAAGTATCTGCCGTCAGTCCATAGTCCTGCATCCTTTAAAGTTATTACTGCAGTACCAGCTGAACCAGTAAAACCAGTTATGAAGGTTCTAGCAGTGTAATGCTCAGCTACATATTCACTTTGATGTGGATCTGAACTTGGCACTATGTACGCTTCTATTCCCTTTTCTCTCATAAGAGCTCTTAGTTGTTCGATTCTTTCTTTAACGTCCATCATACACTCACCTCATCTTTGTGTAAACTATTACACGTATTTTTTCATTACAATTTTATTATAACACAAAGCTATGCAAGTTAAAGATGTGCCATTTAGTCAAATTATCATATACGAAAAATAAAGGGGCATACTATACCCCTTTATTTTTCTTTTTTATTTAAATTCAAAGCTACCCCTACAGCAGAGCCAATTGCAATTCCCAATGCAAGGTTACCAAACATTGTTCCAAATGCTATTCCTAAACCCAGCCCCAAAAACCAATAATCTGTTCTATTTTTTTCCGTCTGCTTTTGCTCCATAAACAAACGCCTCCTTCATATAAACTTTCTACATTTATATTCACTGTTTTGAGCAAAACCTATCAGTTAAATCTCCTATTCGTAAAGTTGTTTTTCTTTTTCCATCTTTTTAATCTTTCTAATATATGAGACCAGTACTGGTGTAAAGAATATTACGAATAACCAATTTATAATTGAAATATAAGCATTAAAGCGAAAGGTATGCATACCTATTGAAGATAAACCAAGAATTAAATTATAAAGTGCTACAATTATATTGAACAAATATACAAAACCTGTAAATTTAACTATTGCTTTATAATGCTTAATGCGTGAATCATAATCGGAATATAAATCAAATTCACCTTCTGATTTCTTCTTTCTAAAGAAGACCCACCGTACATACGTAGCAACACATTCAACACCTGTT includes these proteins:
- a CDS encoding RNA polymerase sigma factor, whose amino-acid sequence is MESQLIKRIRQKDKEAFKELYNLYATQAIRTAIAITKNTATASDVVQETFIRVYKNLDKFDKSKPFKPWFYKILINECNRVLKTSSNIVYLEDSDKEAITGSSADTYEFQEYEDLYAAISDLEDTVRIPIVLKYLKGFKEEEIADILSLNINTVKSRLYKGRQKLKNAMNKLSERSELNG
- a CDS encoding DUF2750 domain-containing protein, which produces MYYSEVEEIFCLTKDRKYKYFFDRVAETEQIWGLKNKNGWVTIKDENNNIAMPIWPGFEFAKYCKENQWKEANPEGIDLFEFMEYWLQGMKRDGCRVLVFGDSEGRGISIDSEEFKKELEKKLAQ
- a CDS encoding 3D domain-containing protein, whose translation is MVKKSLPLSILLALLICTSSVTFAAVDPQSTIADNKVKFQQMSDNLIETNKKISTLNTQIEKLKNDISKNNADIDKNNKQIDVEKAHMEQLMKEVDSSQAVANRRIRAMYINGYNENIVGSLLSSKSFSDAVCKFEAVKEVISYDKKIFNGLAEKKKELDKSISSLDAKKEQLQKLKDNNDTNLKQLDDDKAKLQDLAKQFEQQRNNAAQIIKENEEKLIAHAVSVIDSSTSSISDMKNALMTLNSLLPQISTDSVKQKAKSYISSGNAKLADMIARSSAPAGTDNVTFKATYTMEATAYSGGTVTALGLKPVRDPSGLSTVAVDPSVIPLGTKVYISGYGYAICSDTGGAIKGNIVDLYMNSESECLSFGRRTVVVNIVAYPGEW
- a CDS encoding DUF1697 domain-containing protein, translated to MTVYIALLRGINVGGKNIIKMADLRQVFESIGLCEVKTYIQSGNVLFKSNEAEEVLCNKIEHEIEAVFGTSVKVILRTAAELEQIILNCPFSKDEVIEAEAVSDAESLYVALLAHSPLKEKLQCIDVYRSESDKYNIVGRDVYLLFNNSIRNSKLANNLYKLDVPTTVRNWKTLSKLHALAKTMEI
- a CDS encoding cupin domain-containing protein: MQLVKISDHQIYSDDRFVKKDMINEEKALLFTLNLKPGQEVPPHTHGESGLIIYVISGNGLLNVNNKTEKIAAGDAIYCSGNELFSMKNTSDENLSCFASLTK
- a CDS encoding cold-shock protein; the encoded protein is MTGTVKWFNSEKGFGFITGEDGKDVFAHFSQIKSEGYKSLEEGQKVSFDVAQGQKGPQAENIMAI
- a CDS encoding tyrosine-type recombinase/integrase, with amino-acid sequence MELIQPIKDTDLINTLESELLKVGYKNYLLFDIAINTGLKIIDIINLTVWDVKNKSQIEVKDGRTGRILKYAVPPEVHEEIEKFILGMSAGDLLFPSKNGGKRPITNKQAFKCLNEASGKLGLADIGTHTLRKTFGYHHYKKYNDIALLQSLFGHSSPDMTLRYIGVADIEDISIEDFFQ
- a CDS encoding pentapeptide repeat-containing protein codes for the protein MATNRSVTGNFNYNNIEKKAKNFMYKNLERSNCYNCDFSGSVFDFVSFRGAHFKSTNFFRCSFKYAEFIGTQLKDSDFKSAVFENAVFDSVKLDGTNFKDAKFINTIFLSTDINKAKNIDINTPGIRIFEEMPKLEISEELRAAILTAMENKYIKKARVLDTKDGGLNTLNIMLLLENFTEETIITGLKLIVTKLDREFFTLSYIIKFLKNM
- a CDS encoding DJ-1/PfpI family protein; this translates as MKRIFVFIYDDMADFEITFVTHMLGADLGMEIVPISYEDKLIRSKSGVIYKPSKLVKDVLKEEAEGLIIPGGWNGEMRSELIELIQSINSRGKLLGAICAGPRFLAKAGVLDNVKYTTSIVNWTETHEKNYMEDDPFPRQNFILDRVIRDGNIITAQGNAFIDFAIEIVDWFGGFDDEEDKNGFAKAIRGIC
- a CDS encoding DUF3997 domain-containing protein, with the protein product MKRICILVIVLYVSMTLCGCFGPGISDYRYDLATGYQLICSSAHEIKVVPKSSVGIPMIPAKVVEIVFDDTFILAKQLGLKKESENSTYMIPDEKVIRYWIINAKENKIYGPFENDEFNKKQKELKISDSLKLKDVDSYKKSK
- a CDS encoding aminopeptidase P family protein, which produces MDVKERIEQLRALMREKGIEAYIVPSSDPHQSEYVAEHYTARTFITGFTGSAGTAVITLKDAGLWTDGRYFIQAENQLKGSGVTLYRMGEAGVPTIEAFLKDSLNKGAKVAFDGKVISVDYFRGLQKALESKEFSYDVSEDLIDKVWKDRPEKPCTEVIIHEVKYAGQSREEKLAEVIKEMKAVGANHYVISGLDDIAWLLNIRGRDVKCNPLTISYVVISNEKCYLFIDEKKVNAQVRAELEKANIEIKPYDSIADFLGTINEGTILLDPAKTNTWIHSAIKVKTIEAMDITTRFKAVKNDIQVQNVRNVMVRDGVAMVKFINWIKKTIKTRNITEIEASDKLEGFRREGENFYDLSFGSISAYKENAAMPHYSASQETQATIKPESLYLIDSGAQYLDGTTDITRTLAMGPITEEEKTDFTLVLRGMIDLAMQRFLYGATGSSLDILARIPLWNAGMDFKHGTGHGIGFFLNVHEGPHRVSMVPNTIKLEKGMITSDEPGVYKAGKHGIRIENLVVVQKDVNTEFGGQFMKFETLTLCPIDLDAIDASLLTAEEKAWLNNYHKTVFEKLSPFVQGEDLEYLKAATRAI
- a CDS encoding DUF2812 domain-containing protein — encoded protein: MKQIIRKLYANFEKEEEWLNEMADKGLNLTDYSFLKYSFEEGTPGEYIYRIELLNDLPTHPKSKEYIKFMEETGVECVATYVRWVFFRKKKSEGEFDLYSDYDSRIKHYKAIVKFTGFVYLFNIIVALYNLILGLSSIGMHTFRFNAYISIINWLFVIFFTPVLVSYIRKIKKMEKEKQLYE